A genomic region of Prevotella scopos JCM 17725 contains the following coding sequences:
- a CDS encoding T9SS type A sorting domain-containing protein, with amino-acid sequence MKHKYLTVVFFFISTLSATAQTPGGVDKPMVWSHDSTSVRVSAGAGLTYIGVSKVYGEKEQAIWSLGSGKAITRMQTTERAANLGNGTFMNYAKDSLPEMRLYSYTTSSNMGNGQTLHIGRNGNTKLPVKNLDGRTVEYAVFDRRLSDTERCRVESYLALKYDVTLRSSYLNSRSEVIWNGYTNKAYSHHITGLISDKASALHKTRAKSCEDDGFLAISMSKPLEDGESILWGDNNGKLSFRQSKAYGKWLGRRWMDTATRIDKPNVDVVADGKQLRQIQPLAEGESYYLAVDPTGTGSFSVKTLSYHKANMTVGDSIVFKNIPLGKRDVFTLRAAKDMFTTIEVKQPTEKSGSTGTLSVRVTGGIAPYKMTLQREHMSVFNRTTSDSIQSADGLIEGKYLLTTTDHVGNKAENEFQISKTGITEIPSMNPSDGSSDFFANVSVSPNPTVNGYVSVQVELSEAAPLDMVLYTTGGALVSRQTNMPDTYFSTKVYLPQTGVYLLTLQSGSKEKTFKLVRK; translated from the coding sequence ATGAAACATAAATACCTCACAGTAGTTTTCTTCTTTATATCCACTCTTTCTGCTACAGCTCAGACCCCAGGTGGTGTAGATAAGCCAATGGTATGGTCACACGATTCTACCTCTGTCCGTGTCTCTGCTGGTGCTGGACTTACCTATATAGGCGTAAGTAAGGTATATGGCGAAAAAGAACAGGCAATATGGTCTCTTGGAAGCGGAAAAGCGATCACTCGTATGCAGACAACTGAGCGTGCTGCAAACCTTGGTAATGGTACTTTCATGAATTATGCCAAGGACTCGCTGCCTGAAATGCGACTTTACAGCTATACGACCTCTTCCAATATGGGTAATGGTCAGACGCTGCATATCGGTCGGAATGGGAATACCAAGCTACCTGTAAAGAACCTTGATGGTAGAACTGTTGAGTATGCCGTCTTCGATCGCCGCCTTTCCGATACAGAACGTTGCCGTGTGGAAAGCTATCTTGCTTTGAAATATGACGTGACTCTTCGCAGCAGTTACCTTAATTCAAGAAGCGAGGTCATTTGGAATGGTTATACCAACAAAGCCTATAGTCACCATATAACTGGTCTTATCTCAGACAAGGCTTCTGCCTTACATAAGACAAGAGCTAAGAGCTGTGAGGATGATGGTTTTCTTGCAATCAGTATGAGCAAGCCTCTTGAAGATGGTGAGAGTATTCTTTGGGGTGACAACAATGGTAAACTTTCTTTCCGTCAGAGTAAGGCTTACGGCAAGTGGCTCGGGAGACGATGGATGGATACTGCAACACGGATTGACAAGCCTAATGTTGATGTTGTAGCTGATGGTAAGCAGCTACGCCAGATACAGCCTCTTGCAGAAGGGGAGAGCTACTATCTTGCCGTTGATCCTACAGGAACGGGTAGCTTTTCTGTCAAAACTCTAAGCTATCATAAGGCAAACATGACAGTTGGTGACAGTATTGTCTTTAAGAATATACCATTAGGAAAACGTGATGTCTTCACGCTGCGAGCTGCCAAAGATATGTTTACAACGATAGAAGTAAAGCAGCCAACGGAGAAGAGCGGCAGCACAGGAACACTTTCTGTCAGAGTAACAGGTGGTATCGCCCCTTACAAGATGACCCTACAGAGAGAACACATGTCTGTTTTCAATCGTACTACAAGCGACAGCATACAATCTGCTGACGGACTCATAGAAGGGAAATACCTTCTTACGACGACAGATCATGTGGGCAACAAGGCTGAGAATGAGTTTCAGATTTCGAAGACAGGTATCACAGAGATTCCTTCCATGAACCCTTCTGACGGAAGTAGTGACTTCTTTGCAAATGTAAGTGTAAGTCCTAATCCAACGGTGAATGGATATGTCAGTGTGCAGGTGGAACTAAGTGAAGCAGCTCCATTGGATATGGTACTCTATACGACGGGTGGAGCTCTTGTCAGTCGTCAGACTAATATGCCTGATACATATTTCTCAACCAAAGTCTATCTTCCACAGACAGGTGTTTACTTATTGACACTGCAAAGTGGTAGCAAAGAAAAGACATTTAAACTGGTGAGGAAGTAA